TGTGGCAACCGGGACGCTTTCCTGACCTTCAGGATGCGGAAGGACTTTGATGTGGATTCGCGGGTCACGCTGAAACTATCGTCCAGTTCGGTTGCCAGCCAGCGCTGAAGGGAGTCTGATCCCAGGTTCTTCTGGACCACCAGCCAGGCCGCTCCGCCGGGGGCCAGCCGCGGCAGCCACATCTTCAGCAGTGAGTGCAGTTCATCCTTGCCGATCCTGATGGGCGGATTTGACCAGATAGTGTCGAAGCGCACGTCCGGATCCACTGCCTCGGGTGTGCTGGCAACAACATTGGACAGCCCAAGCGCCGCGGCGTTTTCGTTGGTCAGGGCAATGCAGCGTTCGTTGACGTCCACGGCATAGACCTGTGCATGCGGCGCGCGCAGGGCCATGGTGAGCGCAATCGGGCCCCAGCCGCAGCCGATGTCCAGCAGGTTTCCGGTGGGGGCAGGTGCCGGGACCTCGGCCAGGAGCACCGCTGTTCCCTTGTCGATCCCGTCCGGGCTGAAGATTCCGCTGGAGGTCTGCAGCCTGCGCGTTTCACCGGCCAGTTCCACCGTAAGGGGCTTGCGGGTAAAGGGGCCGGCAGGTGATGCGCTGAAATAGTGTGCGGACTCCATAACTGGCCAGAGTAGTTCCCCTTGCAGCGTAATGGGAAACCGGGCAGGAGTGGCTTCTGCTAATCTGAAAGGCATGTTCCTGATCTTCGAGTAGTCGGCACGGGCCCTGCCCGTCCCGAGTGCTGTCCCCACCGCGACAGCCCGTCCCACAGCGACGCAGGTTTCCGACCTTCCGCTTGTGCACCGGACCAGACGCATAGCCGTTTGCTCCGGCCGCCGGACAATACTCGAAAGTCAGCTTCCCGCTGGTCTTCCCGCCTTTTCCGGCAGGTTCCTTTCCGCCGCCCATCCCTGATGCGGCTCATCCGCTGCCCCCGCATACCGGCCGGCAGCGCAGAACATCCCAGGAGAACTGCATGACCGCAGGCCGTCAGCCCAGCGCGAATACTTCCCCACAGACCAGCAATCGGCACTATTCTGGAAATGCCGAACCTTCAAAGGAGACCATGACCAGCCAGCCCAACACCGGATCCGATTCAGCCGCACAGGATATGAGCCCTGAGCAAATCCAGGCTGTTATCGACCGGATTCTCTCCAAGGACGTACCGGCCAAAAACCTCAGCACGCCCCGCGGCGAAGAGCGCGGAGACGGAAAGCTGCTGGGCAAGGCCCAAGCGATTTCCCGCCTGGACGAAGAGCACACCACCTACGACGGCGACCAGCAGGACCTCGAGGAACGCCGCGCGCTGCGCCGCACGGCAGGTCTTTCCACCGAACTGGAAGACGTCACCGAGGTCGAATACCGCCAACTCCGCCTTGAGCGCGTGGTCCTCGCCGGGCTCTGGTCCGAGGGAACCCTCGCCGACGCTGAAAACTCGCTGCGCGAGCTTGCTGCCCTCGCAGAGACGGCAGGCTCCGAGGTCCTCGACGGCATGGTGCAGCGCCGGGCCAAGCCGGACCCCGGGACGTTCCTGGGCTCCGGAAAGGCACTTGAGCTCAAGGACATCGTGATGTCCACCGGCGCGGACACGGTTGTGGTGGATGCGGAACTCGCCCCGTCGCAGCGGCGTGGGCTTGAAGACATCGTCAAGGTCAAGGTCATCGACCGCACCGCACTGATCCTGGACATCTTCGCCCAGCACGCCAAGAGCCGCGAGGGCAAAGCCCAGGTTGAGCTGGCACAGCTCGAATACCTTCTTCCCCGCCTTCGTGGCTGGGGTGAGTCGATGTCGCGCCAGGCCGGTGGCCAGGTGGGCAGCGCCGCTGCCGGCATGGGCTCCCGTGGTCCCGGTGAGACAAAGATCGAACTGGACCGCCGGCGGATCCGTACACGCATGGCCAAGCTGCGGCGCGAAATCGCCGCGATGAAGCCCGCCCGCGAAACCAAACGCGCCAACCGCCGTCGTAATGCCGTTCCGTCCGTGGCCATTGCCGGGTACACCAATGCCGGCAAGTCCTCCCTGCTGAACCGGCTGACGGACGCCGGCGTGCTGGTGGAGAACGCCCTGTTCGCCACGCTGGACCCCACAGTCCGCAAGGCTGAAACGGCCGACGGCCTGGGGTACACCCTGGCCGACACCGTGGGCTTTGTCCGTTCCCTGCCCACCCAGCTGGTGGAGGCTTTCCGCTCCACCCTGGAGGAGGTTGCGGACGCCGACCTGATCCTGCACGTTGTGGATGCTTCGCACCCGGACCCCGAAGGCCAGATCGCTGCAGTCCGCAAGGTCTTCAGTGAAGTGGACGCCCGCAAGGTTCCCGAGATCATTGTGCTGAACAAGGCCGACGCTGCTGATCCCTTCGTGGTGGAACGGCTGAAGCAGCGCGAGCACCGCCACGTTGTGGTGTCGGCACGGACCGGTGAAGGTATCGCGGAGCTGCTCAAAGCGATCAGTGATGCCATTCCACGGCCAAGCGTCAAGCTGCAGCTTCTCATCCCGTACGACCGTGGCGACCTGATCAGCAAGCTGCACGAGTCCGACGCCGAAATCATCAGCGTGGAGCATGTCGAGGCGGGTACCCGTGCGGTGGTGATGGTGCGGGAAGGCCTCGCGGCCGAACTGGATTCATTCGTCAGCAATGACTGACCTCGTGGCCGGCGAAGCCACGGACACGGCCGGCGAGCAGTTCGTGATCGAACTGCTCGACCGGGCTGTGGCCGCGATGGGCGGCCAGAGCCGCGCGGGGCAGCACGACATGGCCAAACAGGTTGCACGGGCCATCGAAACAGGCAATCACCTCCTCGTCCAGGCAGGAACCGGTACCGGAAAGTCCCTGGCTTACCTGATACCCCTTATCGCGCATGCCCTGGAGAGCAATAAGCCCGCCCTGGTTTCCACGGCAACGCTGGCACTGCAGACTCAGATCGTGGGCAGGGACCTGCCCCGGCTCCTGAAGGCCATCACGCCTGCCCTTGACCGGCCCGTCAAGGTGGCCTTGGTGAAGGGCCGGTCAAACTATGTCTGCCGGCACAAGCTGGAAGGCGGGTTCCCCTCGGAAGAGCCCGCAGAGGGCCAGCTGTTCTCGCTGGGGGAGGACACCAGCGTTCCCCACTTCGCCGCAACGGTCGGCGGCCCCGCATCTCAGCTCGGAAAAGAAGTGGTGCGCCTGCGCGAGTGGGCGGAAAAGACCGCAACCGGTGACCGCGACGAACTCCTTCCCGGCGTAACGGACCGCGCCTGGCGGCAGGTTTCGGTGACGTCCATGGAATGCCTGGGTGCCCAGAAGTGCCCGATGGCTGAGGAATGCTTCAGCGAGCTCGCACGCCGGGACGCGGCAGAAGCTGATGTCGTCGTTACCAACCACGCCATGCTGGCAGTCAGTGCGTTCGAGGGGCTGGCGGTCCTGCCTGAGTATGACGTGGTGGTGGTGGACGAAGCCCACGAGCTCCAGGACAGGGTCACGGGCGCAGTGTCCGGCCAGCTCTCCGTGGCCATGGTCCATGCGGCGGCTTCCGGCGCGCGGAAGCATACCGCCATCACTGTGGACGCCCTGAACGCCGCCGCCGCCAACCTCGAGACCGCCCTCGCAGGGGTGCCGAACGGGCTGCTTCCCAACGGGTTGAATGATGAACAGCTGGACTGCATCGACCAGCTGCGCGAGGCCTGCCGGGCGGCGCTGTCCGATTCCAAGGGGGACAGCAGCACCACAGCCGACGGCGGAAGGCAGCTTGCCCGGTCCCGGCTGATGCTCATCCTGGAACTTTGCGAACGGCTGCTGGCTGCCCGGGAGAACCGGGAAGTGGTGTGGTTTTCACGCGCCAGCCCGTTTGACCCTGCCCAGGGGTATTCGCAGCCGGATGAATCTGCGCCCGTCCTGATTAACATTGCACCGCTGTCTGTGGCCGGAAAGCTGCGTGAGGGTCTGTTCGCCGGCCACACCGTGGTTTTGACGTCTGCCACGCTGGCCATCGGCTCCGCTTTCGAACCGGCTGCCGGCGGGCTTGGCCTGGTGGGCGACGGTGCTCCCAGCTGGACCGGCGTCGACGTGGGGTCACCCTTCGACTATCCGAAACAGGGCATCCTGTACGTGGCCGGACACCTGCCCAAACCGGGCCGCGGTGCGTCCCCTGAGTCGCTGGCTGAACTGGAAGCACTCATCCGCGCATCGGGCGGCGGCGCGCTGTGCCTGTTCTCCTCCAGGCGGGCCGCCGAAGAAGCGGCTGAAGCCCTGCGCCCCAAGCTGGGCATGACCGTCCTATGCCAGGGCGACTCCACCATGACGGCGCTCGTGAAACAGTTCGCCGACGAGCCCGACACATGCCTTTTCGGCACCATGTCCCTCTGGCAGGGAGTGGATGTTCCGGGCGGATCCTGCAGGCTGGTGGTCATCGACCGGATTCCGTTCCCCCGGCCGGACGACCCCCTGATGACAGCGCGGTCGCGGGCCGTGGCCCAAGCAGGTGGAAATGGCTTCATGTCGGTCTCCGCAACGCACGCCGCGATCCGGCTGGCCCAGGGAGCCGGACGGCTTATCCGGTCCACCGGCGATAAGGGAGTAGTTGCAGTGCTGGATTCCCGCCTGGCCACCGAGCGTTATGCAGGTTTCCTGCGGGGCGCCCTGCCGCCGTTCTGGGCCACCACGGACCGGAAGACGGCAGTGGCGGCCCTTGAAAGGCTGGCCCGGGAGACCAACTGAAAGACGGCACCGTTTCCCTGCCATCGGGAAGGTGCCGTCTCTTGGAAGCGCCGGATGTTGGAGGCCCGGCTTCTACAGTTCCTAGAGGGAGCGCAGGACCGAGACCACTTTGCCCATGATGGTGGCATGGTCGCCAAGGATGGGTTCGTACTGCGTGTTCTGCGGGAGCAACCAAGTGTGGCCGTCCCGCTGGCGGAAGGTCTTGACAGTGGCTTCGTCATCCAGGAGCGCGGCTACGATGTCGCCGTTGGCGGCGTCCGCCTGGCGCCGGACCACCACCCAGTCGCCGTCGCAGATGGCGGCGTCCACCATGGAATCGCCTGCCACCCTGAGCATAAAGAGCTCGCCCTGACCCACCAGTTGCCGGGGGAGCGGCATGACATCCTCCACCAGCTGGTCCGCAAGGATGGGGCCGCCGGCAGCGATGCGGCCCACCAGGGGAACCATGGCCGTATCCAGGGCCGTAGGCAACTCGGTGACTGTTGCCATAGTGCCGGGGGCCAGCGCAGCCGTCGGCTGGCTGGGTGAATTTGCCCCGCCGCCGTCCAGGGTGAGGGGCATCAGCACCTCCATGGCGCGCGGCCGCTTTGGGTCCCGGCGGAGATAGCCCAGTTTTTCCAGTTGTGAAAGCTGGTGCGTCACGCTCGAAAGGCTGGCGAGCCCCACGATATCGCCGATCTCGCGCATGGACGGCGGGTACCCGTTGTCGTTGACCGACCGCTGGATGGTTTCGAGGATTTTCTTCTGCCGCGGGGTAAGACCCTTGGCGGCCTTCTTCGGCTGCGAGGCTGCCCTGCCCCCGGTGGCTGCTGCTGCCATGTTCGCCAATGCCTTTCGGTTGCACCGGGCTTAGGGATGCGCCGGACTGGGTGAGCTGCCCTCATTGTCAGACCCTGCTGATCAACTACAAGGGTGGTTGTTCTTTCCTTCAAAACTAGGCCAGCCACACTGCTTTTTCAAACATTTGTTCTAGCGAGTCTCGACATTGTTCGTTGATAGGTGCTAAAACTGAAGCAGCAGAGTTCGAATATATGTTCTACTCAAGCTTCCGCCATTCGAATACGAAAACGGAATGCCGGCGTCGGGCCGGGGAGCGGGACATAGAAGCAGCAAAGTCGGGCATCACAGTCGGCAGCACAGTACGGTCCAGGAGGGCTCAGTCCATGTCAGCTATATCCGCTTCACAGGCCAACGGCCAGCGCGTTCTTCCCCATCAGCCCACGTCCCATCAGCGCACGTCCCGCCAGCCCGCCGCCCCGTCCAGGCCGATGTCCATGAACCGGCCGGCGCCCCGGCCGCCGTTGCGCCTTACCCGCAGGGGCAAGATCGTCCTGATCGGGATCCCGCTGGTGCTGCTTGCCGCCCTGCTGCTGTCCCTGGCGGGTTTCTTCAACTCGCCTGCGAAGGCTTCCGATTCGCCGGGGGAACTGCTGGTGACTCCCACCGTCACAGTGACCGTCCAGCCCGGGGAGTCGCTGTGGGCCATCGCCGGTACCGTCGACCCCGGGCGGGACGCCCGCGACGTGGTTGCCGACATCGTCCAGCTCAACAACCTTCCGGCCGGGGCAGTACTCCCCGGACAGCAGTTGTTCGTCCCCACCCGCTGACAGCCGCCAGCCGGATGCACGCTCAGCGCGAACATGGGCCGTCACATTTTCCGGTCTCCGGAACGGCCACTAAACTGTTCAGGTGAACGACCAGCTTGAGCGTCTGAACCGGCTTCCCCTCCGCAGCAACCTCCGCGGGCTGACCCCCTATGGGGCGCCCCAGCTGGATGTTCCCATCCTCCTCAACGTCAACGAAAACACCCATGGTGTTCCGGCGGATGTACGTGCTGCCATCAGCGCGGCGGTCTCAGAGGCCGCCGCCGGACTCAACCGCTATCCGGACCGGGAATTCACCGAGCTTCGGAAGGCGTTGGCGGAGTACCTGGGGCACGGGCTGGATGAGACCAACGTGTGGGCCGCCAATGGTTCCAACGAAGTGCTCCAGCAGATCCTGCAGGCCTTCGGCGGTCCAGGGCGTACGGCGCTGGGCTTCCCGCCGACGTACTCCATGTACCCACTGCTCGCGAGCGGCACCGACACCGAATACATCACGGGTGAACGTGCGGATGGCTACGGCCTCAGTGCGGAATCTGCTGCCCGCCAGGTCAAGGAACTGCAGCCCAACATTGTTTTCCTCTGCTCGCCGAACAACCCCACCGGCACCGGCCTCGGGCTGGATGTTGTGGAGGCTGTTTATGAGGCCGGCGAAGAAAGCCAAACCATCGTCATTGTTGATGAGGCCTACCACGAGTTCGCCCATGACGGCACGTCCAGCGCGCTGACCCTCCTGCCCGGCCGGGAGCGGCTTATCGTCTCGAGGACCATGAGCAAAGCCTTCGCCCTCGCCGGTGCCCGTCTCGGCTATATGGCCGCAGCGCCGGCAGTTGCCGACGCGCTGCGGCTGGTGCGCCTGCCCTACCACTTGTCCGCCATCACGCAGGCCACGGCCCTCGCAGCCCTGCAGCACCGTGAGGCCCTAATGGCGGACGTTGAGGACATCAAGAAGCAGCGCGACCGCATCGTCTCCGAGCTGACCCGGATGGGCCTCAAGCCTGCTGCATCGGACTCCAACTATGTCTTCTTTGGAGGGCTGGAGAACCCGCATCAGGTCTGGCAGGAGTTGCTGGACGCCGGTGTGCTGATCCGGGATGTTGGAATCCCCGGCCACCTCCGCGTCACCGCCGGCACTGAGAGCGAAACCACAGCCTTCCTCACGTCGCTGGAAAGCATCCTGGCAAGCCAGGCCGCCCTTCCGGCCTAGACTTGAAGTACCGGGTGCTGGACGCCCCCTTGAATCAAACCTTCTCCCTATAAAGGACACCTGACCATGAGTTCCACCGGATCGAACGCGGCCGCGGCCAGGACTGCGCGCATGGAGCGTGCCACCAGTGAGTCGTCCGTGCTCGTGGAGATCAACCTCGACGGTACCGGCATCTCGGACATCGACACCTCCGTGCCGTTCTACGACCACATGTTGACGGCGCTCTGCAAGCACTCGCTCATCGACATGACAGTGAAGGCCACCGGCGACATCCACATCGATGTCCACCACACCGTAGAGGACGTCGCCATCACCTTCGGGGAGGTGCTGCGTAGCGCGCTCGGGAACAAGGCCGGGATCCGGCGGTTCGGAGAAGCCACGGTTCCCCTGGACGAGGCGCTGGCCCACGCCGTCGTTGACGTGTCAGGACGGCCCTACCTGGTCCACGGCGGCGAACCGGCCGGCCAGGAATACCACCTCATTGGCGGCCACTTCACCGGCTCCCTGACCCGGCATGTCTTCGAAGCCATAACCCTGCATGCAGGGATATGCCTGCACATGAACGTCATCGCGGGCCGCGACCCGCACCACATTGTGGAAGCCCAGTTCAAGGCTTTCGCCCGTGCCCTTCGCGCTGCCGTGGAGCCCGACCCCCGGGTTGAAGGCATCCCTTCCACCAAGGGCGCGCTGTGAGCGGCCAGGTCCTGAAGGACGGTGCCATCATCGATCCGTCCGCTTCCCGGAAGCTGTCCTCACCCGAGGGAAAGCCAACGGTCACCGTACTGGACTACGGCTCGGGAAACGTCAGGTCGGCCGTCCGCGCCCTGGAGAGGGCCGGTGCAGAGGTCATCCTGAGCGCGAAGCCTGAGGATGTCCTCAACGCTGACGGCCTGGTGGTTCCGGGCGTCGGTGCCTTCGAAACGGTCATGCGCGAACTCAAGGCCGTGGACGGCATCCGCCTTATCGGCAGGCGGGTTGCCGGCGGCCGCCCGGTACTTGGCATCTGCGTTGGCCTTCAGGTGCTTTTCGAGGCCGGCGTCGAGCACGGCACGGAGGCCGAAGGCATCGGGGAATGGCCGGGGAAAGTCGAGCTGTTGCCCGCGGACGTGGTGCCGCACATGGGTTGGAACACGGTGAAGGCGCCGGAGGGCTCCAGGCTCTTTGCCGGTGTCGAAAACGAGCGGTTCTACTTCGTGCACTCCTACGGCGTGCAGGAATGGAATTTCGACGTCATCCAGCCCCGGATGGCAGCTCCCCTTGTCACCTGGTCCGAGCACGGCGCCCCCTTCATCGCGGCCGTCGAGAACGGGCCGCTCTGCGCCACGCAGTTCCACCCGGAAAAATCCGGCGACGCCGGTTCCCGGTTATTGCGGAACTGGGTGGAAGCCCTGCGCCGCCCCTCCTCCGGAGACCAGGTTTCCGAAGGCGAAGCTACTGGCCGGGTCTCTGGCGGCCGGCTCCCTGGTGACACTGCGGAACCGGCAGGCGGCAACGCCTAGATGTGGACCGTTGTCCTAATGGGCATCGCCGGCCTGCTGGTGGGCGGGGCCTTGTCCTTCCGGCAGCAGCACAAGCCTCTGTGGACCCAAATATCGTTTTACGTCCTGGCCGGCATGGCACTGCTTGCCGCCTACCTGCTGACGCTGCCGGCCAACTGACCGGAAGCCGGAAACTTCCCGCACCCAACTTTGAGGATGAAGATGACTACCGCATACGATCTGCCGGTTCTTGAACTGCTGCCCGCCGTCGACGTCGTGAACGGGCAGGCTGTACGGCTGGTCCAGGGTGAAGCGGGCAGTGAGACGAGCTACGGCACCCCGCTGGAGGCAGCCCTGAACTGGCAGGAGCAGGGCGCCGAATGGGTGCACCTGGTGGACCTGGATGCGGCCTTCGGGCGGGGCTCCAACGCCGAACTGCTCCGCGAAGTGGTGGGCCGGCTGGACATCAAGGTGGAACTCTCCGGAGGCCTCCGGGACGATGAAACCCTCGAAGCTGCCCTGGACCTCGGCATCGCCCGGGTAAACCTGGGAACCGCGGCACTGGAAAATCCTGACTGGACGCGCCGGGCCATAGACCGCTTCGGTGACAGGATCGCCGTCGGCCTGGACGTACGCGGAACCACCCTCGCGGGCCGCGGCTGGACCAAGGAAGGTGGAGACCTCTGGGAGGTCCTGGGACGCCTCGAAGAGGCCGGCTGCTCCCGGTACGTCGTCACGGACGTCACCAAGGACGGCACCCTCCAGGGCCCCAATGTCGAACTTCTGCGCCAGATGGTGGAGAAGACGGGCAAGCCAGTGGTGGCCTCCGGCGGAATTTCCAGCCTGGACGACCTGAAGGTCCTGCGTT
The window above is part of the Pseudarthrobacter sp. NS4 genome. Proteins encoded here:
- a CDS encoding class I SAM-dependent methyltransferase; its protein translation is MESAHYFSASPAGPFTRKPLTVELAGETRRLQTSSGIFSPDGIDKGTAVLLAEVPAPAPTGNLLDIGCGWGPIALTMALRAPHAQVYAVDVNERCIALTNENAAALGLSNVVASTPEAVDPDVRFDTIWSNPPIRIGKDELHSLLKMWLPRLAPGGAAWLVVQKNLGSDSLQRWLATELDDSFSVTRESTSKSFRILKVRKASRLPQ
- the hflX gene encoding GTPase HflX, coding for MTSQPNTGSDSAAQDMSPEQIQAVIDRILSKDVPAKNLSTPRGEERGDGKLLGKAQAISRLDEEHTTYDGDQQDLEERRALRRTAGLSTELEDVTEVEYRQLRLERVVLAGLWSEGTLADAENSLRELAALAETAGSEVLDGMVQRRAKPDPGTFLGSGKALELKDIVMSTGADTVVVDAELAPSQRRGLEDIVKVKVIDRTALILDIFAQHAKSREGKAQVELAQLEYLLPRLRGWGESMSRQAGGQVGSAAAGMGSRGPGETKIELDRRRIRTRMAKLRREIAAMKPARETKRANRRRNAVPSVAIAGYTNAGKSSLLNRLTDAGVLVENALFATLDPTVRKAETADGLGYTLADTVGFVRSLPTQLVEAFRSTLEEVADADLILHVVDASHPDPEGQIAAVRKVFSEVDARKVPEIIVLNKADAADPFVVERLKQREHRHVVVSARTGEGIAELLKAISDAIPRPSVKLQLLIPYDRGDLISKLHESDAEIISVEHVEAGTRAVVMVREGLAAELDSFVSND
- a CDS encoding ATP-dependent DNA helicase: MTDLVAGEATDTAGEQFVIELLDRAVAAMGGQSRAGQHDMAKQVARAIETGNHLLVQAGTGTGKSLAYLIPLIAHALESNKPALVSTATLALQTQIVGRDLPRLLKAITPALDRPVKVALVKGRSNYVCRHKLEGGFPSEEPAEGQLFSLGEDTSVPHFAATVGGPASQLGKEVVRLREWAEKTATGDRDELLPGVTDRAWRQVSVTSMECLGAQKCPMAEECFSELARRDAAEADVVVTNHAMLAVSAFEGLAVLPEYDVVVVDEAHELQDRVTGAVSGQLSVAMVHAAASGARKHTAITVDALNAAAANLETALAGVPNGLLPNGLNDEQLDCIDQLREACRAALSDSKGDSSTTADGGRQLARSRLMLILELCERLLAARENREVVWFSRASPFDPAQGYSQPDESAPVLINIAPLSVAGKLREGLFAGHTVVLTSATLAIGSAFEPAAGGLGLVGDGAPSWTGVDVGSPFDYPKQGILYVAGHLPKPGRGASPESLAELEALIRASGGGALCLFSSRRAAEEAAEALRPKLGMTVLCQGDSTMTALVKQFADEPDTCLFGTMSLWQGVDVPGGSCRLVVIDRIPFPRPDDPLMTARSRAVAQAGGNGFMSVSATHAAIRLAQGAGRLIRSTGDKGVVAVLDSRLATERYAGFLRGALPPFWATTDRKTAVAALERLARETN
- a CDS encoding histidinol-phosphate transaminase, which encodes MNDQLERLNRLPLRSNLRGLTPYGAPQLDVPILLNVNENTHGVPADVRAAISAAVSEAAAGLNRYPDREFTELRKALAEYLGHGLDETNVWAANGSNEVLQQILQAFGGPGRTALGFPPTYSMYPLLASGTDTEYITGERADGYGLSAESAARQVKELQPNIVFLCSPNNPTGTGLGLDVVEAVYEAGEESQTIVIVDEAYHEFAHDGTSSALTLLPGRERLIVSRTMSKAFALAGARLGYMAAAPAVADALRLVRLPYHLSAITQATALAALQHREALMADVEDIKKQRDRIVSELTRMGLKPAASDSNYVFFGGLENPHQVWQELLDAGVLIRDVGIPGHLRVTAGTESETTAFLTSLESILASQAALPA
- the lexA gene encoding transcriptional repressor LexA, which gives rise to MAAAATGGRAASQPKKAAKGLTPRQKKILETIQRSVNDNGYPPSMREIGDIVGLASLSSVTHQLSQLEKLGYLRRDPKRPRAMEVLMPLTLDGGGANSPSQPTAALAPGTMATVTELPTALDTAMVPLVGRIAAGGPILADQLVEDVMPLPRQLVGQGELFMLRVAGDSMVDAAICDGDWVVVRRQADAANGDIVAALLDDEATVKTFRQRDGHTWLLPQNTQYEPILGDHATIMGKVVSVLRSL
- the priA gene encoding bifunctional 1-(5-phosphoribosyl)-5-((5-phosphoribosylamino)methylideneamino)imidazole-4-carboxamide isomerase/phosphoribosylanthranilate isomerase PriA; this encodes MTTAYDLPVLELLPAVDVVNGQAVRLVQGEAGSETSYGTPLEAALNWQEQGAEWVHLVDLDAAFGRGSNAELLREVVGRLDIKVELSGGLRDDETLEAALDLGIARVNLGTAALENPDWTRRAIDRFGDRIAVGLDVRGTTLAGRGWTKEGGDLWEVLGRLEEAGCSRYVVTDVTKDGTLQGPNVELLRQMVEKTGKPVVASGGISSLDDLKVLRSLVPLGVEGAIVGKALYAGAFTLPEALDVAGRR
- the hisB gene encoding imidazoleglycerol-phosphate dehydratase HisB, with protein sequence MSSTGSNAAAARTARMERATSESSVLVEINLDGTGISDIDTSVPFYDHMLTALCKHSLIDMTVKATGDIHIDVHHTVEDVAITFGEVLRSALGNKAGIRRFGEATVPLDEALAHAVVDVSGRPYLVHGGEPAGQEYHLIGGHFTGSLTRHVFEAITLHAGICLHMNVIAGRDPHHIVEAQFKAFARALRAAVEPDPRVEGIPSTKGAL
- the hisH gene encoding imidazole glycerol phosphate synthase subunit HisH, coding for MSGQVLKDGAIIDPSASRKLSSPEGKPTVTVLDYGSGNVRSAVRALERAGAEVILSAKPEDVLNADGLVVPGVGAFETVMRELKAVDGIRLIGRRVAGGRPVLGICVGLQVLFEAGVEHGTEAEGIGEWPGKVELLPADVVPHMGWNTVKAPEGSRLFAGVENERFYFVHSYGVQEWNFDVIQPRMAAPLVTWSEHGAPFIAAVENGPLCATQFHPEKSGDAGSRLLRNWVEALRRPSSGDQVSEGEATGRVSGGRLPGDTAEPAGGNA
- a CDS encoding LysM peptidoglycan-binding domain-containing protein, whose product is MSMNRPAPRPPLRLTRRGKIVLIGIPLVLLAALLLSLAGFFNSPAKASDSPGELLVTPTVTVTVQPGESLWAIAGTVDPGRDARDVVADIVQLNNLPAGAVLPGQQLFVPTR